A single Neospora caninum Liverpool complete genome, chromosome VIIb DNA region contains:
- a CDS encoding putative glutamyl-tRNA synthetase: MLRVRYSPQHPPLATLCVSVLLERGLAACVPDNKLQGSLLIVQKSDNAPEEFTTDVAAAKILCALSPKTLLLYPAAVPSPSFEDACATACIDAMLSLAATLQAASSLSPKQLGSLSSHLQLRTFLCGYHLTLADLAVYAQLRRLACTEQHAGAPPAGWKDKFVHVSRWYSFLHGQQSTANAVGVALRKAGSTATRAESQKNEDGKKKAERANANPSSPTAGDKKGTASHASYEGKLEGAVQGKVVTRFPPEPSGYLHIGHAKAALLNSYFAKKYNGKMLFRFDDTNPARENEEFESSIAEDLRLLNVEWAKISHTSDYFEEMQSLCERLIKEGKFYVDDTPAEVMREQRAEGVESCRRNASVEESLQRWAEMLKGSAEGQKCCVRAKMDMQSKNKCMRDPVMYRCVADCPHHRHGDRFKAYPTYDFACPVVDSIEGVTHALRTNEYADRIPQYQWVQQAAGLAPVHIYEFSRLCFVKTLLSKRKLKQFVDTGLVEGWDDPRMPTVRGIRRRGLQVEALLEFILEQGPSKAGNLMEWDKLWTKNKQIIDPIVPRFMAVGKDAVPVFIKGGPETVESKKRRMHAKNESLGEADLLLLNKILIDRDDAAMCENGEEVTLMHWGNCIFDTVVKNAAGEVTEIQATLHLEGDFRKTKKKLHWLANLSGLSAAPAQSAELVLRELDHLITVDKLDQEEGDWEKFINPQTLFDTPAIGDPLLRQLREGDLLQLERRGYFRVDQAGDRLVLIKIPDGRSKAMSAVGTKVDAAKLSGAKITGKK, encoded by the exons ATGTTGCGAGTGCGCTACTCTCCCCAACACCCTCCCCTCGCCACGCTCTGCGTATCGGTTCTCCTGGAGAGAGGCCTCGCAGCGTGTGTGCCCGACAACAAACTTCAGGGTTCTTTGCTGATTGTTCAAAAGAGCGACAACGCCCCGGAGGAGTTCACAACCGATGTCGCTGCTGCAAAGATCCTCTGTGCTCTCAGCCCCAAAACTCTCCTG CTGTACCCAGCGGCAGTCCCTTCACCCTCGTTCGAGGACGCATGcgcaactgcatgcatcgacgccatgctgtctctggcggcgacgctccaggctgcctcctcgctgtctccgaagCAGCTAGGATCTCTCAGTTCGCATCTGCAACTCCGGACTTTCTTGTGCGGATACCATCTCACTCTCGCCGACCTCGCCGTCTACGCTCAACTCCGCAGGCTCGCATGCACCGAGCAGCACGCCGGCGCTCCCCCCGCAGGATG GAAGGACAAGTTTGTTCATGTTTCACGCTGGTACTCTTTCCTCCACGGTCAGCAGTCGACCGCGAACGCGGTCGGCGTAGCTTTGCGCAAAGCTGGTTCGACCGCAACGCGAGCGGAGTCGCagaagaacgaagacggaaagaagaaggcagagcgTGCGAATGCAAACCCATCGTCGCCAACCGCCGGGGACAAAAAAGGAACGGCCTCGCACGCTTCCTACGAAG GCAAGTTGGAAGGCGCTGTGCAGGGGAAAGTCGtgacgcgtttccctcctgaGCCGTCCGGATATCTGCATATCGGCCACGCGAAGGCTGCGCTTTTGAACAGCTACTTTGCCAAGAAATACAACGGCAAAATGCTCTTCAG ATTCGACGACACCAATCCTGCGAGAGAAAATGAGGAATTCGAGTCAAGCATTGCCGAGGATTTGCGTCTGTTGAACGTCGAATGGGCGAAGATTTCCCATACATCTGACTACTTTGAGGAGATGCAGAGTCTCTGCGAACGCCTCATCAAAGAAG GCAAGTTCTACGTCGACGACACGCCCGCGGAGGTGATGCGCGAGCAACGCGCCGAAGGCGTCGAATCCTGTCGCAGAAACGCCTCCGTGGAGGAAAGCCTGCAGCGCTGGGCGGAAATGTTGAAG GGTTCTGCTGAAGGCCAGAAATGCTGCGTGCGCGCCAAGATGGACATGCAGTCGAAGAacaagtgcatgcgcgaccCGGTGATGTATCGGTGCGTGGCCGATTGTCCTCATCACCGCCACGGCGACCGCTTCAAGGCATACCCGACCTACGACTTTGCGTGTCCCGTCGTGGACTCGATTGAGGGTGTGACGCATGCGCTGCGAACCAACGAATACGCCGACCGCATTCCGCAGTACCAGTGG GTTCAACAAGCGGCCGGTCTTGCGCCTGTCCACATCTACGAGTTCAGCCGCCTCTGTTTCGTGAAGACGCTCCTCTCGAAAAGAAAACTGAAACAATTTGTCGACACCGGCCTCGTGGAAGGCTGGGACGACCCGCGCATGCCGACTGTGCGAG GCATTCGGCGTCGCGGCTTGCAAGTCGAGGCGCTCTTGGAATTTATTCTCGAGCAAGGCCCCAGCAAGGCAGGCAACTTGATGGAGTGGGACAAACTGTGGACGAAAAACAAGCAAATCATCGATCCAATTGTGCCCAGATTCATGGCTGTTGGAA AGGATGCAGTTCCTGTGTTCATCAAGGGCGGTCCCGAGACGGTGGAAAGCAAGaagcgacgcatgcatgcgaagaaCGAAAGTCTGGGCGAGGCCGATCTTTTGCTGCTCAACAAAATCCTCATCGACCGGGACGACGCTGCCATGTGTGAAAATGGAGAGGAG GTGACACTAATGCACTGGGGCAACTGCATTTTCGACACCGTCGTGAAGAACGCTGCGGGCGAAGTCACCGAAATTCAAGCGACGCTTCACCTGGAAGGCGATTtccgaaaaacgaagaagaaactccACTGGCTAGCGAACCTGAGTGGCCTTTCTGCCGCACCTGCACAG AGTGCAGAGTTGGTCCTGAGGGAGTTGGACCATTTGATCACCGTCGACAAGCTTgaccaggaagaaggcgactggGAAAAGTTCATCAATCCTCAGACGCTCTTCGACACACCGGCGATTGGTGACCCTCTCCTGAGGCAGCTTAGGGAAG GCGATCTGCTCCAACTGGAGCGCCGCGGGTACTTCCGCGTCGACCAGGCAGGCGACCGGCTCGTCCTCATCAAGATTCCG GATGGCCGATCCAAGGCCATGTCCGCCGTGGGCACCAAGGTCGACGCCGCGAAGCTTTCTGGAGCAAAAATCACAGGAAAGAAGTAG